Proteins from a genomic interval of Toxotes jaculatrix isolate fToxJac2 chromosome 5, fToxJac2.pri, whole genome shotgun sequence:
- the si:ch1073-390k14.1 gene encoding deoxyribodipyrimidine photo-lyase: MIGVLTIVYNKLVFCLKKKKTFYIEYIVTFHLKMPPSAAGAEDSKAFVRKMLREVLVGREDPEGFFAVCVSVLGHQETRSRFLSLIQPLSTANSSLHSTLTSIYREYFSKTEDDELELALALSVLEMKDHQLSTPSQQSRLQQPGDSPNQSSCVQLTSVSQPQGSSHTQLADVAGRRKNTHSAQTGPWGMVCPPQTTQETELQKSTHVDKHDKETPGTSKTVCVSRTYASFSKQGTVKEGEQMIEEGDLNQSEKPKRSKNRRQRRKGSGQQVVGLPCSPSAPAPVLLWFRRDLRLCDNPALVGSLEVGAPVIPVFIWSPEEEEGPGITVAVGGACKYWLHQALSSFCSSLESIGSHLVFLKANGEGNRMESSLQTLKELIKETGARTVLANALYEPWLKERDDMVVSALKRDGVEFRMHHSYCLRDPYSVSTEGVGLRGIGSVSHFMSCCRQNPGSALGVPLDPPVSLPTSAHWPQGVSLDTLGLARMPHRKDGTTIDWAVNIRKSWDFSEKGAHAKLEAFLHDGVYRYEKESGRADAPNTSCLSPYLHFGQLSPRWLLWDAKGARCRPPKFQRKLAWRDLAYWQLTLFPDLPWESLRPPYKALRWSSDRGHLKAWQRGRTGYPLVDAAMRQLWLTGWMNNYMRHVVASFLIAYLHLPWQDGYRWFQDTLVDADVAIDAMMWQNGGMCGLDHWNFVMHPVDAAMTCDPYGSYVRKWCPELVNLPDELIHKPWKCPASMLRRAGVVFGQTYPERIITDLEERRSQSLQDVALVRKEFGQYVDKRTGCDLVPLPPRLVSEALGLSHRDGGAVAEGKQFLLPVITRMEFKHQLEDPDADAASNPYNAVLKGYVSRKRDETIAFLNERDFTASVMYEGAQRKERLESDYRRMEGLPRPPAPRGRARRTPTAKDRFSIVPGGAVASLR; the protein is encoded by the exons ATGATTGGGGTTTTAACTATAGTTTATAACAAGttagttttttgtttaaaaaaaaaaaaaacattttatatagAATATATCGTTACCTTTCACTTGAAGATGCCTCCTTCAGCGGCTGGTGCCGAAGACAGTAAAGCCTTTGTGAGGAAGATGTTGAGAGAAGTGCTGGTGGGTCGCGAGGATCCAGAAGGGTTTTTTGcggtgtgtgtgtccgtcctgGGGCACCAGGAGACCCGTTCACGGTTCCTGTCCCTCATCCAGCCTCTGTCCACGGCCAACAGCTCCCTGCACTCCACCCTGACCTCCATCTACAGGGAATATTTCTCTAAG ACTGAAGATGATGAATTGGAACTTGCACTGGCTCTCTCCGTACTGGAAATGAAAGATCACCAGCTGTCAACTCCCAGTCAACAGTCCCGACTTCAGCAGCCTGGAGACAGTCCGAATCAAAGCAGCTGTGTTCAGCTGACCTCAGTATCTCAACCTCAGGGAAGCAGCCACACCCAGTTAGCAGATGTTGCTGGCAGGAGAAAAAACACCCACTCAGCACAAACTGGACCCTGGGGCATGGTGTGCCCACCACAGACAACCCAAGAGACTGAGCTTCAGAAAAGCACACATGTTGACAAACATGATAAAGAGACACCAGGGACaagtaaaactgtgtgtgtgtccagaacATATGCCTCATTTTCCAAACAAGGAACAGTTAAAGAAGGAGAACAAATGATCGAAGAGGGAGATTTGAATCAATCGGAGAAACCAAAACGCTCCAAGAACAGGCGACAGCGGCGTAAAGGGAGTGGCCAGCAGGTTGTAGGTTTGCCCTGCTCTCCGTCAGCACCAGCACCGGTACTGCTGTGGTTTAGGAGGGATTTGCGACTGTGTGACAATCCTGCTCTTGTTGGCTCATTGGAGGTAGGAGCACCTGTCATCCCTGTCTTCATCTGGAGccctgaagaagaggagggaccCGGGATTACTGTGGCTGTTGGGGGAGCCT GTAAATACTGGCTTCATCAAgctttgtcttctttctgttcATCTCTGGAGAGCATTGGCAGCCATCTTGTCTTCCTCAAGGCAAATGGAGAGGGAAACAGGATGGAATCTTCTCTGCAGACCCTTAAGGAGCTGATAAAGGAGACCGGGGCGAGAACAGTGCTGGCTAATGCCCTATATGAGCCCTGgctgaaggagagagatgaCATGGTGGTGTCAGCCCTGAAGAGAGATGGTGTTGAATTCAGGATGCACCACTCTTACTGTCTCAGAGACCCTTACTCTGTCAGCACGGAGGGTGTGGGACTCAGAG GAATAGGTTCAGTGTCTCACTTCATGAGCTGCTGTAGACAGAACCCAGGGTCTGCATTAGGAGTTCCTCTGGACCCTCCAGTATCTCTCCCTACATCTGCACACTGGCCTCAGGGTGTCTCTTTGGACACACTAGGGCTGGCACGCATGCCCCACAGGAAGGATGGCACAACG ATTGACTGGGCAGTTAACATTCGTAAGTCCTGGGATTTCAGTGAGAAAGGAGCACATGCCAAGCTCGAGGCCTTTCTTCATGATG GTGTATATAGATATGAAAAAGAGTCAGGCAGGGCGGATGCTCCAAATAccagctgtctgtctccctACCTTCACTTTGGTCAGCTCAGCCCACGCTGGCTATTGTGGGATGCTAAAGGGGCACGCTGTCGACCCCCAAAGTTCCAACGCAAACTGGCCTGGAGAGATTTGGCCTATTGGCAGCTAACTCTGTTTCCTGACCTCCCCTGGGAGTCCCTCAGACCTCCATACAAG GCTCTGCGGTGGAGCAGTGATCGTGGTCACCTGAAGGCCTGGCAGCGTGGTCGGACAGGCTACCCTCTGGTGGATGCAGCCATGAGGCAGCTGTGGTTGACAGGCTGGATGAACAACTACATGAGACATGTGGTGGCGTCTTTCCTCATAGCGTACCTCCATCTGCCCTGGCAAGATGGATACCGCTGGTTCCAG GACACCCTAGTGGATGCAGATGTTGCCATAGACGCTATGATGTGGCAGAATGGGGGCATGTGTGGTCTGGACCACTGGAACTTTGTCATGCACCCCGTAGATGCAGCAATGACCTGTGACCCCTACGGCAGCTATGTTAGGAAATGGTGCCCTGAACTTGTGAATCTGCCCGACGAGCTTATTCATAAACCCTGGAAATGTCCTGCGTCTATGCTTCGACGTGCAG GTGTGGTGTTTGGCCAGACATACCCTGAGCGAATAATTACAGACCTGGAGGAGCGAAGGAGTCAGTCTCTGCAAGATGTAGCCTTGGTGCGAAAAGAGTTTGGACAGTATGTGGACAAGCGCACAGGCTGTGACTTGGTGCCTCTGCCCCCACGGCTCGTCTCAGAGGCCCTGGGCCTGTCACACAGGGATGGTGGTGCAGTGGCTGAAGGGAAGCAGTTCCTGTTGCCTGTTATCACCCGCATGGAATTCAAACACCAGCTCGAAGATCCGGATGCAGACGCCGCCTCAAATCCCTACAATGCTGTTCTAAAGGGGTATGTGAGCCGCAAAAGGGATGAGACCATTGCCTTCCTTAATGAGAGAGACTTTACTGCTAGTGTAATGTACGAGGGAgcacagagaaaggagaggcTGGAGAGTGACTATCGCAGAATGGAGGGACTGCCCCGGCCTCCTGCGCCTCGGGGCAG